A stretch of the Dichotomicrobium thermohalophilum genome encodes the following:
- a CDS encoding cobalamin B12-binding domain-containing protein, which translates to MPVTRIPQADAAPDQQDLGGDADYEIDAGDDNDSRTPITARRPASENEVSEQLSRTIESEVIPRLMLAHRISPEWGLAPLKGEPQLKSGNVEDFTQLVLQNDFALAAAYIEARRAEGAALDQIFLELMAPTARMLGEYWDKDYCDFTQVTIGLSMLQQLLRKYSPAATVDGEVNAPLRQALVMPAPGEQHTFGISMVEEFMRSGGWRVEHHPAQSAEDLVKMVQDNWYALVGLSLSHEALYQNLSNCIGDIRRQSRNGSIGVMVGGPFFLEHPDLIQSVGADATAVNGPDAVVQARALVHRKQSGG; encoded by the coding sequence ATGCCAGTCACGAGGATACCGCAAGCCGACGCCGCCCCGGACCAACAAGACCTAGGGGGAGACGCCGACTACGAGATCGATGCGGGAGATGACAACGACAGCCGCACGCCGATTACCGCGCGGCGACCAGCGAGCGAAAACGAAGTGTCTGAACAGTTAAGCCGCACAATCGAGTCCGAGGTCATTCCCCGGTTGATGTTGGCCCACCGGATATCGCCGGAATGGGGGCTGGCCCCCCTGAAGGGCGAGCCGCAACTCAAGTCGGGCAATGTCGAGGACTTCACGCAACTCGTTCTCCAGAACGATTTTGCATTGGCGGCCGCCTACATAGAGGCGCGTCGCGCGGAAGGCGCCGCGCTCGACCAGATTTTTCTCGAGTTGATGGCTCCGACGGCCCGGATGCTCGGGGAATACTGGGACAAGGATTATTGCGACTTTACGCAGGTGACGATCGGGCTGAGTATGCTGCAGCAGCTTTTGCGCAAGTATAGCCCGGCAGCCACGGTCGACGGCGAGGTGAACGCGCCGCTGCGCCAGGCGCTTGTCATGCCCGCCCCCGGTGAGCAGCACACCTTCGGCATCAGCATGGTCGAGGAATTCATGCGCAGTGGAGGGTGGCGCGTTGAACACCATCCCGCGCAATCGGCCGAAGACCTTGTAAAGATGGTGCAGGACAACTGGTATGCGCTTGTGGGCTTGTCCTTGAGCCACGAGGCGTTATACCAAAACCTATCGAATTGCATCGGCGATATCCGCCGCCAGTCGCGCAACGGGTCGATCGGCGTTATGGTTGGCGGACCGTTCTTTCTTGAACACCCGGACCTGATCCAGAGCGTGGGCGCCGACGCAACAGCCGTGAACGGGCCTGACGCGGTCGTGCAGGCGCGCGCTCTGGTCCACCGCAAGCAGAGCGGTGGTTGA
- the bchF gene encoding 2-vinyl bacteriochlorophyllide hydratase, whose product MREHQRQSPRKPLYTPQERERRDSSPWTLVQGVLAPFQFLVFLVSLAFVIRYIITGEGFALATWSIVIKTLVLYTIMVTGAIWEKEVFGRYLFAPAFFWEDVFSMLVLALHTAYLAAVFLGWGTPLEQMILALAAYAAYVVNAAQFVLKLRAARRDEEAAKRLAAEPPLSPVGGAQ is encoded by the coding sequence ATGCGGGAGCATCAGCGTCAGTCGCCGAGAAAGCCGCTTTACACGCCGCAAGAGCGTGAGCGCCGCGACTCCTCTCCCTGGACGCTGGTCCAGGGGGTCCTCGCCCCCTTTCAATTCCTTGTCTTCCTGGTGAGCCTCGCCTTCGTCATCCGCTACATCATCACGGGCGAAGGCTTTGCGCTGGCGACCTGGTCGATCGTGATCAAGACGCTCGTGCTTTACACGATCATGGTGACCGGCGCGATCTGGGAGAAGGAGGTCTTTGGGCGCTACCTCTTCGCCCCCGCCTTCTTCTGGGAAGACGTTTTTTCCATGCTCGTACTGGCGCTGCACACGGCCTACCTGGCCGCGGTCTTTCTTGGCTGGGGCACGCCGCTCGAGCAGATGATTCTCGCCCTTGCGGCCTATGCGGCCTACGTCGTCAACGCCGCGCAGTTCGTTTTGAAGCTGCGTGCCGCCCGCCGCGATGAGGAAGCCGCCAAGCGTCTGGCCGCCGAACCCCCGCTCAGCCCGGTCGGAGGTGCGCAATGA
- a CDS encoding ferredoxin:protochlorophyllide reductase (ATP-dependent) subunit N — protein sequence MSHAVIADVPAPKEGCSERPVIRERGQREVFCGLTGIIWLHRKIQDAFFLIVGSRTCAHLMQSAAGVMIFAEPRFATAIIDERDLAGMADVNDELDRNVARLLERRPDINLLFLVGSCPSEVIKLDLSKAAERLSKNYAPDVRILNYSGSGIETTFTQGEDGCLASMVPELPTLPEGSDQSLMIVGCLADVVEDQFTRIFERMGLPTPVYLPMRDSNEMPPVGPDTRYLLAQPYLMDTARALEDRGAKRIPAPFPLGVEGTTGWLKAAANQWGIDQQTFDEVTASGRARAERALECYREQLAGKRIFFFPDSQLEVPLARFLSREMGMELIEVGTPYLHQQHLADELSMLPEDVQLSEGQDVEKQLDRCHAATPDLTVCGLGLANPLEAEGLATKWSIELLFTPTQGFDQAGDLAELFARPLVRRAKLKV from the coding sequence ATGAGCCATGCCGTCATCGCCGATGTCCCCGCGCCGAAAGAGGGGTGCAGCGAGCGCCCGGTCATCCGCGAACGCGGCCAGCGCGAAGTCTTCTGCGGTCTGACCGGTATCATCTGGCTCCATCGCAAGATACAGGACGCCTTCTTCCTGATCGTCGGCTCGCGCACCTGCGCCCATCTCATGCAGTCGGCCGCCGGCGTGATGATCTTCGCCGAACCGCGCTTTGCCACGGCGATCATCGACGAGCGCGATCTCGCCGGCATGGCCGATGTGAACGACGAGCTGGACCGCAATGTCGCCCGCTTGCTGGAGCGCCGCCCGGACATCAACCTGCTCTTCCTGGTCGGCTCCTGCCCCTCGGAAGTCATCAAGCTCGACCTGTCCAAGGCGGCGGAGCGCCTCTCGAAGAACTACGCACCGGATGTGCGCATCCTGAATTACTCGGGCAGCGGCATCGAGACGACCTTCACCCAGGGCGAGGACGGCTGCCTCGCCTCGATGGTGCCGGAACTGCCGACTCTGCCCGAAGGCTCGGACCAGTCACTGATGATCGTCGGCTGTCTGGCCGATGTGGTGGAGGATCAGTTCACCCGCATTTTCGAGCGGATGGGCCTGCCGACGCCGGTTTATCTGCCGATGCGGGATTCGAACGAAATGCCCCCGGTCGGTCCGGACACCCGTTATCTGCTCGCGCAGCCCTATCTGATGGACACGGCCCGCGCGCTGGAAGATCGCGGCGCGAAGCGCATCCCCGCACCCTTCCCGCTCGGCGTGGAGGGCACGACCGGCTGGCTGAAGGCCGCGGCCAATCAGTGGGGCATCGACCAGCAGACGTTTGATGAAGTCACGGCTTCGGGACGGGCCCGCGCTGAACGCGCCCTGGAGTGCTACCGCGAGCAACTTGCCGGAAAACGCATCTTCTTCTTCCCCGATTCCCAGCTCGAAGTGCCGCTCGCGCGGTTCCTGTCAAGGGAAATGGGCATGGAGCTGATCGAGGTCGGCACGCCCTACCTGCATCAGCAGCACCTTGCCGACGAACTCTCGATGCTGCCGGAAGACGTGCAGCTCAGCGAGGGACAGGATGTGGAAAAGCAGCTCGACCGCTGCCATGCGGCCACGCCTGACCTGACTGTCTGCGGCCTCGGCCTGGCCAACCCGCTGGAGGCGGAGGGGCTAGCAACGAAGTGGTCCATCGAACTGCTGTTCACGCCGACGCAGGGCTTCGACCAGGCCGGCGACCTCGCCGAGTTGTTCGCCCGCCCGCTCGTGCGCCGCGCAAAGCTGAAGGTGTAG
- the bchB gene encoding ferredoxin:protochlorophyllide reductase (ATP-dependent) subunit B, with protein MQLTVWTYEGPPHVGAMRIATALKDVHYVLHAPQGDTYADLLFTMIERRDHRPPVTYTTFQARDLGKDTAEIFRDAMLASYERFKPNAMLVGASCTAELIQDDPAGLAAASGIPVPIVPLELPSYQKKENWGAAETFYQLVRKLVRPAEEAAPREEGVRPRCNLLGPTALGFRHRDDVREITYLLDKLGIDVNVCAPLNATAEDIARLGEADFNVVMYPEIADTTARWLERNFKQPRTTIVPIGVGATRDFIHEVAELAGIDPAAALKELECRLPWYSRSIDSNYLTGKRVFIFADATHALAAARIASEELGYEVVGLGTYSREFARDVRAKAKDLGIEALITDDYLEVEQQVQDLQPELVLGTQMERHIAKRLGIACAVISAPVHVQDYPARTSPQMGFEGANVIFDDWVHPLMMGLEEHLLGMFREDFEFNDDAVPSHLAMHGETGPRVQAQPEKPDAAAADDKAPIIWEPDAEKELRKIPFFVRGKAKRNAEAFAAEKGLSQITVETLYDAKAHFGR; from the coding sequence ATGCAACTGACCGTGTGGACATACGAAGGCCCGCCGCATGTCGGCGCCATGCGGATCGCCACCGCGCTGAAGGACGTGCATTACGTCCTCCATGCCCCGCAGGGCGATACCTACGCTGACTTGTTGTTCACGATGATCGAGCGGCGCGACCATCGCCCGCCGGTGACCTATACGACTTTTCAGGCGCGCGACCTCGGCAAGGACACCGCCGAGATTTTCCGCGACGCCATGCTCGCCTCATATGAACGGTTCAAGCCGAACGCGATGTTGGTCGGCGCGTCCTGCACGGCGGAGCTTATCCAGGACGACCCGGCCGGGCTCGCCGCTGCCTCCGGCATCCCGGTGCCGATCGTGCCGCTCGAGCTGCCGTCCTACCAGAAGAAAGAGAACTGGGGCGCGGCGGAGACCTTCTATCAGTTGGTCCGTAAGCTGGTCCGCCCGGCCGAGGAGGCCGCGCCGCGCGAGGAAGGCGTACGGCCGCGTTGCAACCTGCTGGGGCCGACAGCACTTGGCTTCCGGCACCGCGACGATGTGCGCGAGATTACCTACCTGCTCGACAAGCTCGGCATCGACGTGAATGTCTGCGCGCCGCTGAACGCGACGGCGGAAGACATCGCCCGGCTTGGCGAGGCGGACTTCAACGTGGTCATGTATCCCGAGATCGCGGACACGACCGCCCGCTGGCTGGAGCGCAACTTCAAGCAGCCGCGCACGACGATCGTGCCGATCGGCGTGGGCGCCACGCGCGACTTCATCCACGAAGTGGCGGAACTGGCAGGCATTGATCCGGCCGCCGCGCTTAAAGAACTAGAGTGCCGCCTGCCATGGTACTCGCGCTCGATCGACTCGAACTACCTGACGGGCAAGCGCGTCTTCATCTTCGCCGACGCCACCCACGCCCTCGCCGCCGCGCGCATCGCCTCGGAAGAACTCGGTTACGAAGTCGTGGGGCTTGGCACCTACAGCCGGGAATTCGCGCGCGATGTCCGCGCCAAGGCGAAGGACCTCGGCATCGAGGCGCTCATCACCGACGACTACCTCGAAGTCGAGCAGCAGGTGCAAGACCTGCAGCCCGAGCTTGTGCTGGGCACGCAAATGGAGCGGCACATCGCCAAGCGCCTCGGCATCGCCTGCGCCGTGATCTCCGCCCCGGTTCACGTACAGGACTATCCCGCGCGCACCTCCCCGCAGATGGGCTTTGAAGGCGCGAACGTCATCTTCGACGACTGGGTCCATCCGCTGATGATGGGCCTGGAAGAGCACCTGCTCGGGATGTTCCGCGAGGACTTCGAGTTCAACGACGACGCTGTTCCCTCGCACCTGGCCATGCATGGCGAAACCGGCCCGCGCGTTCAGGCGCAGCCCGAAAAGCCAGACGCTGCGGCGGCTGACGACAAGGCCCCCATCATCTGGGAGCCGGATGCCGAGAAAGAGCTTCGAAAGATTCCGTTCTTCGTTCGCGGCAAGGCCAAGCGAAATGCCGAAGCCTTCGCTGCGGAAAAAGGTCTGTCACAGATAACCGTCGAGACACTTTACGATGCAAAAGCACATTTCGGCCGCTGA
- a CDS encoding magnesium chelatase subunit H translates to MQKHISAAEIAPVNVVIVTLDKHLAPAAERAREDLRRDIPGINLSLHAASDWAENEEALEACRADIAKGHIIIVTMMFLDEHIQPILPALEARRDSCDAMVACMSAGEVMRLTRMGKFTMGGEPSGAVKLLKRLRGSSDKKKSSGAGQMAMLRRLPRILKFIPGTAQDVRAYFLTMQYWLACSDDNLANMVRQLIDRYADGARLALRGTINVQPPVVYPETGVYHPRMVGRVAERAEELPESKGERGTIGVLLMRSYILSRDTGHYDGVIHSLEARGFRVIPAFASGLDSRPAIERFFMKNGKPVVDAVVSLTGFSLVGGPAYNDADAAQDMLEKLDVPYTAAHAMEFQTLQQWGGSDRGLMPVETTMMVAIPELDGATSPLVYGGRADTSGMACEGCERHCRFESRDGVNAMQVCIARAEQLASRVERMVRLRKTPRHERKLAIVLFNFPPNGGATGTAAYLSVFESLHNTLRALKAAGYDVEIPETVDALREEIIHGNAAEYGADANVHARIPVDDHVQRERWLADIEEQWGPAPGRQQTDGRTLHVLGKQFGNILIGVQPAFGYEGDPMRLLFEKGFAPTHAFSAFYRYLREDFDANAVLHFGTHGALEFMPGKQSGLSNMCWPDRLIGDLPNIYLYAANNPSEGTIAKRRSAATLVSYLTPPVTHAGLYRGLLDLKSSIERWRALPPEEAEEREQLAILIQSQAAELEMAEAQPVWEGDASDHIRKLSQDVAELEETLIPNGLHVVGEAMSGEDRADLLRSIAEASHGASLSNELAHALAAGDTPEHALATAGLEASEEHLSLARELATTNKLLMQDSEIPALIHALDGGFVPPVPGGDLLRSPDILPTGRNLHGFDPFRLPSAFAVQDGAAQAQRLLERYRQDGYALPRTVAMVLWGTDNLKSEGSQISQALALIGARPRFDSYGRLAGAELIPLEELGRPRIDVVVTLSGIFRDLLPLQTRLLAEAALLAAQADEPVEQNFIRKHALAYAEAHDCDLETAALRVFSNADGAYGSNVNQLLDSGAWEEETELAETYQSRKCFAYGCSGKPVRQKELLQSVLSNVELAYQNLESVELGVTTIDHYFDTLGGIGKAVERARGEAAQVYIGDQTRGEGTVRTLNEQVSLETRTRALNPKWYEGMLRHGYEGVRQIEAHITNTVGWSATTGQVPEWVYQQLTETYVLDENMRRRLAELNPKASAKMANRLIEAHERQYWSPDEATLEALSQASAELEDQVEGITEDVAA, encoded by the coding sequence ATGCAAAAGCACATTTCGGCCGCTGAGATCGCACCCGTCAATGTGGTGATCGTGACGCTGGACAAGCATCTGGCGCCCGCGGCCGAGCGCGCCCGCGAAGACCTGCGCCGTGACATCCCTGGCATCAATCTGAGCCTGCACGCTGCCTCGGACTGGGCCGAAAACGAAGAGGCACTGGAAGCCTGCCGCGCCGACATCGCCAAGGGTCACATCATCATCGTGACGATGATGTTCCTCGATGAGCACATCCAGCCGATCCTGCCGGCCCTCGAAGCGCGCCGCGACAGCTGCGATGCGATGGTCGCCTGCATGTCCGCTGGCGAAGTCATGCGCCTGACGCGCATGGGCAAATTCACCATGGGTGGCGAGCCGTCCGGCGCGGTCAAGCTTCTGAAGCGCCTGCGCGGCTCCAGCGACAAGAAGAAGAGTTCCGGCGCGGGCCAGATGGCCATGCTCCGCCGCCTGCCGCGCATCCTGAAATTTATCCCCGGCACGGCACAGGACGTGCGGGCCTATTTCCTGACGATGCAGTACTGGCTGGCCTGCTCGGACGACAACCTCGCCAACATGGTCCGCCAGCTCATCGACCGCTATGCCGACGGCGCGCGGCTGGCGCTGCGCGGGACGATCAATGTCCAACCGCCGGTCGTCTATCCGGAGACGGGCGTCTATCACCCCAGGATGGTCGGCCGCGTGGCCGAGCGCGCCGAAGAACTGCCGGAAAGCAAGGGCGAGCGCGGCACGATCGGCGTGCTCCTGATGCGCTCCTACATCCTGTCGCGCGACACTGGACATTATGACGGCGTCATCCATTCGCTTGAGGCGCGCGGCTTCCGCGTCATTCCGGCCTTCGCCAGCGGCCTGGACTCGCGCCCGGCGATCGAGCGCTTCTTCATGAAAAACGGCAAGCCGGTCGTCGATGCCGTCGTATCCCTGACCGGCTTTTCGCTCGTCGGCGGCCCGGCTTACAACGATGCCGACGCCGCGCAGGACATGCTCGAAAAACTCGACGTGCCCTACACCGCCGCGCACGCGATGGAGTTCCAGACACTGCAGCAGTGGGGCGGCTCGGACCGCGGGCTGATGCCCGTCGAGACCACGATGATGGTCGCCATCCCGGAACTGGACGGCGCGACCTCGCCGCTTGTCTATGGCGGGCGCGCCGATACATCCGGCATGGCTTGTGAGGGCTGCGAGCGCCACTGCCGCTTCGAGAGCCGGGACGGCGTCAACGCCATGCAGGTCTGCATCGCCCGGGCCGAGCAGCTCGCCTCGCGCGTGGAGCGGATGGTGCGGCTGCGCAAGACACCGCGGCACGAGCGCAAGCTGGCGATCGTGCTGTTCAACTTCCCACCGAATGGCGGCGCGACCGGCACGGCAGCCTATCTTTCGGTCTTCGAGTCGCTGCACAACACGCTGCGGGCGCTGAAGGCCGCCGGCTATGACGTCGAGATCCCGGAGACGGTCGATGCCCTGCGTGAAGAAATCATCCACGGCAACGCAGCCGAATATGGCGCGGATGCCAACGTCCATGCCCGCATCCCTGTCGACGATCATGTTCAGCGCGAACGCTGGCTGGCCGACATCGAGGAACAGTGGGGCCCCGCGCCGGGCCGCCAGCAGACGGACGGGCGCACGCTCCACGTCCTCGGCAAGCAGTTCGGCAACATTCTGATCGGCGTGCAGCCCGCTTTCGGCTACGAGGGCGACCCGATGCGCCTTCTGTTCGAGAAGGGCTTCGCGCCGACCCACGCCTTCTCGGCCTTCTACCGCTATCTGCGCGAGGACTTCGACGCCAACGCGGTGCTGCATTTCGGCACACACGGCGCGCTGGAGTTCATGCCGGGCAAACAGTCGGGCCTGAGCAACATGTGCTGGCCGGACCGGCTGATTGGTGATCTGCCGAATATCTATCTTTATGCCGCCAACAACCCGTCCGAAGGCACGATCGCCAAGCGGCGGTCCGCGGCCACGCTGGTCAGCTACCTGACGCCGCCCGTTACGCATGCGGGCCTGTATCGCGGGCTGCTGGACCTGAAAAGCTCAATCGAGCGGTGGCGTGCGCTGCCTCCAGAAGAGGCGGAGGAGCGCGAGCAGCTTGCTATCCTCATCCAGTCGCAGGCCGCCGAACTGGAGATGGCCGAGGCTCAGCCGGTTTGGGAAGGGGATGCGTCAGACCACATCCGCAAGCTGTCGCAAGACGTCGCGGAGCTTGAGGAGACGCTGATCCCGAACGGCCTGCACGTCGTCGGCGAGGCCATGAGCGGGGAGGATCGGGCCGACCTGCTGCGTTCGATCGCCGAGGCCTCACACGGTGCGAGCCTGAGCAATGAACTCGCCCACGCGCTGGCCGCTGGCGATACACCAGAGCACGCGCTCGCGACCGCCGGCCTCGAAGCGAGCGAGGAACACTTGTCGTTGGCCCGCGAACTGGCCACCACCAACAAGCTGCTGATGCAGGACAGCGAAATCCCGGCCCTCATCCACGCGCTTGATGGCGGCTTCGTCCCGCCCGTGCCGGGCGGTGACCTTCTGCGCTCGCCGGACATTCTGCCAACTGGGCGCAACCTGCACGGCTTCGACCCGTTCCGCCTGCCAAGCGCCTTCGCCGTTCAAGATGGCGCGGCCCAGGCGCAGCGGCTGCTCGAACGCTACAGGCAGGACGGCTACGCCCTGCCGCGGACCGTGGCGATGGTGTTGTGGGGCACCGACAACCTCAAATCCGAGGGGAGCCAGATCTCGCAGGCGCTCGCGCTGATCGGCGCGCGGCCGCGCTTCGATAGCTATGGCCGGCTGGCTGGCGCGGAGCTGATCCCGCTGGAAGAGCTTGGCCGCCCGCGGATCGACGTGGTGGTGACGCTGTCCGGCATATTCCGCGATCTGCTGCCGCTGCAAACGCGCCTGCTGGCCGAAGCCGCGCTCCTCGCCGCGCAGGCGGACGAGCCGGTCGAGCAGAACTTCATCCGCAAGCACGCCCTCGCCTATGCCGAGGCTCATGACTGCGACCTGGAGACGGCGGCGTTGCGCGTGTTCTCGAATGCCGATGGCGCGTACGGTTCCAACGTCAATCAGCTTCTCGACAGCGGGGCGTGGGAGGAAGAAACCGAGCTGGCCGAAACCTATCAGAGCCGGAAATGCTTCGCCTATGGCTGCTCGGGCAAGCCGGTCCGCCAGAAAGAGCTTCTGCAGAGCGTCCTGTCGAATGTCGAGCTGGCCTATCAGAACCTGGAATCGGTCGAGCTGGGCGTGACCACGATCGACCACTACTTCGACACGCTCGGCGGCATCGGCAAGGCAGTCGAGCGCGCCCGCGGCGAGGCGGCGCAGGTCTATATCGGCGACCAGACACGCGGCGAAGGCACCGTGCGCACGCTCAACGAGCAGGTCTCACTGGAGACCCGCACCCGCGCACTCAACCCGAAATGGTATGAGGGCATGCTGCGCCACGGCTACGAGGGCGTGCGCCAGATCGAGGCGCACATCACAAACACGGTCGGCTGGTCCGCGACCACCGGACAGGTGCCTGAGTGGGTCTATCAGCAGCTCACCGAGACCTACGTCCTCGATGAAAACATGCGCCGGCGGCTGGCGGAGCTGAACCCGAAAGCCTCGGCCAAGATGGCCAACCGGCTCATCGAAGCCCACGAACGCCAATACTGGTCACCCGACGAGGCAACGCTGGAAGCCCTGAGCCAGGCAAGCGCCGAGCTTGAGGATCAGGTGGAAGGCATCACCGAAGACGTGGCCGCATAA